TTACCGAAGTAGCGTCCATGACGTTAAAAATCATGAAAGGAAGGGTTAAATAATCCTAATTCGTTCGGCAGTTATCCCAATTGAGCTTACTTCGGAATCGTGTATTCCCCTTCAGGATCATGAAGAAAGCAATAGCTGCATCCATCTTATGCCTATGGGTTAATATCCATGGATTTAGCCAGTCGAGTTATACCTATTCCACTCCAAAAGCCTTAAATGACGGATGGGAAACGGCGAGTCTGTATGAATTAGAGTTCACTCCCGTCAGTATTGAAGATTTGTTTGAGCAACTTCATTACGAATCATACGAGATTCATAGCGTAGTAGTAATCCACAAAAACCAACTCATCATCGAAGAATATTTCGACGGGTATACAGTGGATCAACCTCACGACTTGCGCTCAGTAACCAAAAGTATTCGATCCCTCCTATTGGGAATTGCCCTGGACCAGGGATTTATTAAAAGCATTGATGATCCTATATCTACATACCTCAAATCGCATGTTCCAAGAAAGAACCTGACTGACAGTAAGGAAAAAATCACCATCAGGCACCTTATCACCATGTCCAGCGGCCTGGATTGCAATGACTGGGATCAGCAATCGAAAGGGCGAGAAGACAAAGTCTACAAAAAGAAAGATTGGATCCAATACACCTTGAACCTACCCATGATTCACGAACCAGGAGAAGTATCTGCTTATTGCTCGATGGGCACCATCTTATTGGCAGAGATCATCAGTCAGGCTTCCGGAATGTCACTTCAAGCATTTGCGCAACAATATTTATTCAATCCCCTGGACATCTCTAATGTCAAGTGGGGACACACATCAGATAAAGAGGTGATTGAATCAGGTAAGCGACTTTACATGACGCCCAGGGATATGGCTAAAATTGGACAACTGATCCTGAATAAAGGGAAATGGCAAGGAAAACAAGTCATTTCAGAACAATGGATTCAAGACGCTACCTCTTCTAAAACGAAAATAACGGGTATCAACTATGGCTATCTGTGGTGGAACTTGCCTTTTCAGACACCCCAAGGAAGGCAAGTATCCAAGACGGCAACGGGAAATGGAGGGCAATATATCATGTCATTTCCTGAGCTGGAGCTTGTGGTGATTTTTACCGGCGGTGCTTATAATTCTGAAAAAGACAAAATACCTTTTGCTATCGTCAGAGACGTGATCCTTCCGACTTTCAGTGAATAGTTGTGGATCAAGCAATATTTATGGGGAGTTACCTATTAAAGAACATTAATTCAGATTAAAGAGTTGAGTGAATCGCATAGATTACCTGGCTTAGGCACATTTCTGTCAGAAACACTTTCTTCCTTCCCACTTTTCCATCGATGAAAAGTGGGGAAAAATATAGACTGGATTCATTTTTTAACGCTTTTTGAACCAAAAGAGCAGGAATAAAATAAACTCGCCAATCAAGAAACGATACTGAAACGAAATTCTTCTGGCTCGAACAGAATTTTAACTGGCCGTCCGCATTCTTTTCTGCTCTTCTTTGAACCAAAAACCTAAAATGAATCAAGGTCGTCACTATCCGACAACTCCGATTTTATACTATTGCTCCACAGGTTTTTCGATTGATCCATAGTTGTCTCTAAATACAAAAAGGGCCTGCCCATTGCTGAACTTGCCCTATTAACCATGTAGTTGCCGTAGCTTCTACATCGCTCCAAACTACTGTTCGGATTCCCGATGGTTCCGTTTCTTCGAGTTGCCTCTCCGTCCGGTTTTCCGTCACAACCTTTCAAACTTCGCTGACCTGAGCCGTAACTCACATCCGCTTCCCTTTGTCTGGTTGGAAACTTTCGTTTCAGCTTCCTATCCCTTGCTTGGTGATACTAAAGTAGCCTATACTTTTGCGATTCCAAATTTTATAAACCCCTGATTTTCAACAGGTTTTCCACCTCATTATACCCTGGTTATACCACGGTTATGCACGAGGTTATCAACATTTACAGATTGTTGTACGAATTTCAGGACTCGTCTCAGTTTTCGAAATGGTTTCCATCTTGATAAGCTCAATTTCAGTACGAATTGTCCCATTTATCGACAAACGACACACTTAGCTACGGATTCGACATTGTCATTTTTATTGCCACACTCAAGCTTTGCTCATTATAATTTTAACTGCTAACAGCTGATTGCTTATGAGAACTTTTGAGATCCTACTACTGATTGTAGTAACACTTCTTCCCTTCGTAAAAAGGCCAGTTACACGATCCATCCAACCCCTTTATTTGGTCGGAGTAGTGAGCACAGTAACTTTACTGCACTTCATCATCGAAGGGTGGCGCTGGCAAATGGTCCCTGCTTACCTTCTGCTTCTCATTCTCGCCTGGCGAGTACTGACGATGAACCCCGACACTGCCAGGTTATCATTCTTACGCTTAATCGGATACTCGGGCATCATATTGATTGCTGCGGTTGGCTGGATCCTACCAATGGTATTGCCTGTATTTTCATTACCCCAACCAACAGGTGTGCATGCTGTAGGAACAACCTCCCTCCATTATATCTCCCAGTTGGACGAATCCATCACTCTTGATCCTTCGGACAAAAGAGAATTCATGTATAAAGTATGGTACCCCGGCCAGGGTCCGACCAATGACTACAATAGGGACGTGTATGTAGATCGTGGCAGCAGGTCAGGCTTTGCAACCAAATATGGCTTACCCGCCAATGCCCTGAACTACCTTGACCGTGTCAAAACGCATGCTTACCAGGAACTCCCTATCAGTAAGGGCAGTTTCCCCGTACTGATCTTTTCCCACGGATATGGTTCGAAAGCCACTGGGTATTACGCCTTGCTTAGCGAGATTGCCAGTCAGGGATATATTGTGATCAACATGAATCACACGTACGAAAGCCTTGGTGTAACATTACCTGACGGAGAAGTCAAATCATTTGACTATGGCTATCAACGTCAAATATCCGAAGGCGCTATGACCGCCGTAGAACCACTGATCAAGGCCTTCAAAGATGGATTAGATTATGAGGAGCGACATCCAATTGTAAGTGAAGCGGTTAAAACATATTTTGAAGGAACCATCGAAGACCGATGGGCCGATGATGTGATCCTGACACTAGACTTACTCGAGGATTGGAATGATTTCGGTTTGCTCAAAAACAAGATGAACCTGGATCAGATTGGTATTTTCGGACACTCTGTAGGAGGTGGCACTGCAGGTAAAGTGGCCATGCGAGACAAGCGGATCAAAGCGGCTGCCAACTTGGATGGTATTCAGTGGGGTAATATGATCGACAGTATTTATCAGATCCCCTATTTGTATATTTCTGCAGATTGGCCAGCGGAACATGAGGACATCAACTCCCACATATACATCAATAAGAGTACGGATCTTTTCTATGAATGTAAGCTTCTTAAATCCGGACACCCAAATTTCATGGACATCCCATTGATGATCCCCGTCAATTCGCTGAGTGGCTGTGGCACAATTGATCCATATTTAGGGCTAGAAATCACCAACTCATTGGTCACCGCGTTTTTCGATACGCACCTGAAAGGACTACTGAATAATAATCCGAGGCAAGTACGAAACAAATATGATTTACTCGAAGTGACGGTGCACAAAGGAAAACTGGCACAGTCTGCTAAAAACCCTTAACTATTCAGGGTCAACTACTCTCCTGATAACGGCCACCCGGAGCAATCTGGGTGGTCTTTCAGCTTACCTTTCTGATCGTAAAGCAAAATGTACTCCCGATCCCAAGTTCAGATTCTACCCAGATCTTGCCACCGTGCAATTCCACAATCTTTTTGCAGTGAGCCAGACCGATGCCGCTGCCTTCATACTGCGAGCGACTGTTGAGGCGTTGAAAAATTCCAAAGATTTTCTGCTGATTAGCCGGGTCGATCCCTATGCCATTGTCCTGTACCCTGAACAGCCAAAATTGCTCTGATGTTTCGACATATTCTTGTACTGAAATCTGCACTTCAGGAGGTCGATCAGGTACGGTGAATTTTAATGCATTGTTGATGAGGTTCTGAAAAAGCAAGGACAACTCTACTTCGTGACCATATAATGGGGGAAGTTCTCCCCACTCCACCTTGGCTTTTTTATCCTGAATTGTCTGATGAAGATTCGTTTTTACACCTTCCAGCAATTCCAGACCCTCCAGGTGCTGAAACTCCACATCTGCACCTAGGCGTGCATGTTCCATCAATCCTTTGATCATTTTTCTCATCCGAATGATGGCCTCATCGATAAACTTGACACTGGAAGTGCCTACATCGTCTAAGTTTTGTCCATCAATCAGCGACAGGGAACCTGAAATGGTATTGAGTGGCTCTTGCAGGTCATGGCTGGCGATATAGGCAAACTGCTCCATTTCCTGACTCTTCTGATCAATTTCACGCGCCTGAGCTTCGATGGCTGCATTCTTGATGGCCAGGGTTTCATTAGCTTTTCTTTTGATGCGATAACCTCTCCAAATAAAGAAGACCGTAATGAATGCCAGTGCAGCCAGAATAGCGAACAAGATCGTAAACCACTGCTGAGCATTGAGCTCTTGACGCTGGATGTTTATCTTTCGATTTTGCTCTTCAAGCTCGATGGCCTGCTGTTCCAACTCCTGCTTTTGCTGCTTAAGGTTTCGATCCAGCCTGGTAATCTCCTGCTGTCGGGCTTCGATCTGATCTTCATATTCTTGCTCTACAACCTGCTGTTGTTGCTCCCGCCGCTCATAAGCTGCTTTCTGGGCTTCACTACGAAGTTGCAATGCACGCAGGGAGTCATTTTGAACCTCGCTCTCTCTTTTAAGAGATTCAACCTCCAGGCGACGCTCATCCATGAGTGATCGTTGATCATTAATGCGTTGATTAAGCGTGCCAATCTCCGCTTTTTGTTCATCCAAAGCTTGTTCCTGCTCCTCTGATAATGATCGCGCTTCCTCCAATGATTGGAAAGAAGCCTGATACAACTCCTGCCATCGTTCAGCCGTACTGATAGAAGTTCGGCGCAGACCATTATTGATGGTGAAACCTTCGATGTTCAACCGGGTCTCATTCAACTCGAACTCAAAACCATCAGTGGTCTCGATGATGTTGATCATAGACTCATTGAAACCATACCCTTCACTGACAACCAGGACATTTTGGCCTTTCGCAAACTCCAATACCTGATCGATGTTGTAGTTGAATTGTTTGTGCAAATAAACCAGTTGGTATCTACTGATGTCTGACAATCTCGTGATCCGGCGGACCCTCATGGGAAGGTCGCGTACCGTACGGCCTTGTTTCACCATTTTCGACAATTCCTGTACCACCGGATCGGTCCCCAAGACACCCACACTGAACTGATCCAACTCTGTTTCGTTTTGCCAAACAACCTGCCTTGCAAAATTGTAAATGAATATAGCCCGCTGTTTCGTACGAATTTCTTCGTCCTGAGCCATAGTTTGCAGCCCCCCAACCAATGTAATTAAGAAAAGAAACTTCCGCATCTAGAAACTTAAGGTCATCTTCATAAACCAGTGGCGTCCATTCACGCCAAATTGCTGTACGCGTCTGCTGTACCTAAAACTTCCGTGAGAAGTATTTCCCGAGTGGGCGTGCTCATCCGGGTAGACATCCATGAGGTTGTGCCCACCAACCAAAAACCTAAAATTGTCACTGAATTGATAAGCTACAGAAACATCAGTGATCAGTTTCGGATCAAAGGTCTGATCCCTGCTTTCTACCATTCCATTGAATGTATTCAGGATCCAATTGGTTTGATCTCCATCTTCGGGATGGATATATTCTATTCTACCAAACAAGGTGA
This DNA window, taken from Cytophagales bacterium, encodes the following:
- a CDS encoding YfiR/HmsC family protein, producing MRKFLFLITLVGGLQTMAQDEEIRTKQRAIFIYNFARQVVWQNETELDQFSVGVLGTDPVVQELSKMVKQGRTVRDLPMRVRRITRLSDISRYQLVYLHKQFNYNIDQVLEFAKGQNVLVVSEGYGFNESMINIIETTDGFEFELNETRLNIEGFTINNGLRRTSISTAERWQELYQASFQSLEEARSLSEEQEQALDEQKAEIGTLNQRINDQRSLMDERRLEVESLKRESEVQNDSLRALQLRSEAQKAAYERREQQQQVVEQEYEDQIEARQQEITRLDRNLKQQKQELEQQAIELEEQNRKINIQRQELNAQQWFTILFAILAALAFITVFFIWRGYRIKRKANETLAIKNAAIEAQAREIDQKSQEMEQFAYIASHDLQEPLNTISGSLSLIDGQNLDDVGTSSVKFIDEAIIRMRKMIKGLMEHARLGADVEFQHLEGLELLEGVKTNLHQTIQDKKAKVEWGELPPLYGHEVELSLLFQNLINNALKFTVPDRPPEVQISVQEYVETSEQFWLFRVQDNGIGIDPANQQKIFGIFQRLNSRSQYEGSGIGLAHCKKIVELHGGKIWVESELGIGSTFCFTIRKVS
- a CDS encoding serine hydrolase — encoded protein: MKKAIAASILCLWVNIHGFSQSSYTYSTPKALNDGWETASLYELEFTPVSIEDLFEQLHYESYEIHSVVVIHKNQLIIEEYFDGYTVDQPHDLRSVTKSIRSLLLGIALDQGFIKSIDDPISTYLKSHVPRKNLTDSKEKITIRHLITMSSGLDCNDWDQQSKGREDKVYKKKDWIQYTLNLPMIHEPGEVSAYCSMGTILLAEIISQASGMSLQAFAQQYLFNPLDISNVKWGHTSDKEVIESGKRLYMTPRDMAKIGQLILNKGKWQGKQVISEQWIQDATSSKTKITGINYGYLWWNLPFQTPQGRQVSKTATGNGGQYIMSFPELELVVIFTGGAYNSEKDKIPFAIVRDVILPTFSE